One part of the Paenibacillus antri genome encodes these proteins:
- a CDS encoding ABC transporter substrate-binding protein: MQIRIATHDDQRMAVIQEAARQFRNDHPGVAIVLEFAPDRKTMRRQLAEGNGPDIVEWEGANMGQCLDGGLLSDLSDLIARDRIDMGDYYPSVHEAVHSDGRIGAIPVMADTLGVFYNRDHFDQAGLSYPGENWTWEEFTDAAERLTLRDERGDIRRYGAFASFGYMIYVEPVVWNRGGAFLSEDGTALDGYLNSEATIEGVRSYLRLIDQGLSPRMEVGRDSWIDCFIHGKMSMYLDANWAIRPMKAEQRAKFGVAGFPRDPGKPNLFEVYGYGISPSCPERELAWAFLRKLTAPGGEIGKLWSVLKLAVSDTAAEHSGQTTDALYAPFLRELRSARLSAYQWPNMIPAFHFRDTFRTMEHAEDVEQVLRAAARRTPKLPAFDPVRFEWW, translated from the coding sequence ATGCAGATTCGAATTGCGACGCATGACGATCAGCGGATGGCGGTCATTCAAGAGGCGGCGCGGCAGTTTCGCAACGACCATCCAGGCGTCGCCATCGTGTTGGAGTTTGCGCCGGATCGAAAGACGATGCGGCGGCAGTTGGCGGAAGGGAACGGGCCGGACATTGTCGAGTGGGAAGGGGCAAACATGGGACAATGTCTGGACGGCGGACTGTTGTCGGATTTGTCCGATTTGATCGCGCGCGATCGTATCGACATGGGCGACTACTACCCGAGCGTTCATGAGGCGGTGCACTCGGACGGACGGATCGGAGCGATTCCGGTGATGGCCGATACGCTCGGCGTCTTTTACAACCGGGACCATTTCGACCAAGCGGGGCTCTCGTATCCGGGAGAAAACTGGACGTGGGAAGAGTTCACGGATGCGGCGGAGCGTTTGACGCTCCGGGATGAGCGGGGGGATATCCGGCGCTATGGCGCGTTCGCCAGCTTCGGTTACATGATTTACGTCGAACCGGTCGTCTGGAATCGCGGCGGAGCGTTTTTGTCGGAAGACGGGACGGCGTTGGACGGCTACTTGAACAGCGAAGCTACTATCGAAGGGGTTCGTAGTTATTTGCGGTTGATCGACCAAGGGTTGTCCCCGCGCATGGAAGTCGGCCGCGATTCGTGGATCGACTGCTTTATTCACGGCAAAATGTCGATGTACCTCGATGCGAACTGGGCGATCCGGCCGATGAAGGCGGAGCAGCGGGCGAAATTCGGAGTAGCCGGGTTTCCGCGCGATCCGGGGAAGCCGAATTTGTTTGAAGTGTACGGCTACGGTATTTCGCCGTCATGCCCGGAGCGAGAACTGGCGTGGGCGTTTTTGCGCAAGCTGACTGCGCCCGGCGGCGAAATCGGCAAGCTGTGGTCGGTACTCAAGTTGGCCGTTTCGGATACGGCGGCGGAGCACAGCGGACAGACGACGGACGCGTTATATGCTCCGTTTCTGCGTGAGCTGCGCTCTGCTCGACTGAGCGCGTATCAGTGGCCGAATATGATTCCTGCGTTCCATTTCCGCGACACGTTTCGCACGATGGAGCATGCCGAAGATGTAGAACAGGTGCTGCGAGCTGCGGCGCGCCGGACGCCGAAGCTGCCCGCCTTCGATCCGGTCCGGTTCGAGTGGTGGTAG
- a CDS encoding helix-turn-helix transcriptional regulator — translation MHRILWFDEQIRSGNFPNAKALAEHFEISVRQAGRDIEYLQDSLRAPMSYNARRRGYEYNDAAYILPSVFLTETDIRIVNFLIYKYEEAVKSIGYVDGLDRVVQTLKRFVPYQPEDSELPAFMVDAKTAQHKHDVDRAIDRGHKLRIVYADNSGEHVVDIHPYRTYSRVEPAYVAVIAWCEQSGEVEHFRLDRIESIRYSGQSYLR, via the coding sequence ATGCACCGCATCCTGTGGTTCGATGAGCAAATTCGATCAGGGAACTTCCCGAATGCGAAAGCGTTGGCGGAACATTTCGAAATATCGGTGCGGCAGGCGGGACGGGATATCGAGTATTTGCAGGACTCGCTGCGCGCGCCCATGAGCTACAACGCTAGGCGCCGCGGCTATGAATACAACGATGCAGCGTATATTTTGCCCTCTGTATTTTTAACGGAGACGGATATTCGTATCGTTAACTTTCTCATCTACAAATACGAAGAAGCTGTTAAATCGATAGGATACGTGGATGGGTTGGACCGGGTCGTGCAGACGCTCAAACGATTCGTCCCGTACCAGCCGGAGGACAGCGAGCTGCCTGCGTTCATGGTGGACGCCAAGACGGCGCAGCATAAGCATGACGTCGATCGGGCGATCGATCGCGGCCACAAGCTGCGCATCGTTTACGCCGATAACTCTGGCGAGCATGTAGTAGACATTCACCCGTACCGAACGTATTCTCGGGTGGAGCCGGCGTATGTGGCCGTGATCGCTTGGTGCGAGCAATCCGGCGAGGTGGAGCATTTCCGCCTCGATCGAATAGAATCGATCCGATACAGCGGCCAGTCATACTTGCGCTGA